In a single window of the Propionispora vibrioides genome:
- a CDS encoding hemerythrin domain-containing protein, whose translation MIDKNTINRQHDEIKQLLAAIGGYRSLDNITENAFKISLLLGQLAGKINIHLLHEDKYVYPDLQKHQDAKVKEASLRFMREMGGLVNAFTAFKGKYMSAPAIKADPAGFMQERDLVFKAIAERIKKEDHSLYSLVG comes from the coding sequence ATGATTGATAAGAACACAATTAACCGGCAGCATGATGAAATCAAGCAACTGCTGGCGGCGATCGGCGGTTATCGCAGCCTTGACAATATTACGGAGAACGCCTTTAAAATATCGCTATTGCTGGGGCAATTGGCCGGGAAAATCAATATACATTTGCTGCATGAGGACAAATATGTGTATCCTGATTTACAAAAGCATCAGGATGCCAAAGTCAAGGAAGCCAGCCTGCGGTTTATGCGTGAAATGGGTGGTTTGGTTAATGCCTTTACCGCTTTTAAGGGGAAATATATGTCGGCGCCGGCCATTAAGGCGGACCCGGCAGGCTTTATGCAGGAACGGGATCTAGTGTTTAAGGCCATTGCCGAACGGATAAAAAAAGAAGATCATTCCTTATATTCTCTGGTGGGATAA
- the trxB gene encoding thioredoxin-disulfide reductase encodes MSVYDLLIIGGGPAGLSAGIYGARARLKTVILEKGTLGGQAFTTREIVNYPGVKSASGPKLMQEWAEHAAGFGAELVKAEVTEVDLQEEIKQVRTKRGQSYQARAVILAPGSQPRLLNIPGERAFRGNGVSYCAACDAQFYQDLEVVVVGNGDAAVEEASYITKFARKVTIIVIHGEGIVDCNKVSAEKAFKNSKIEFVWNSVLHEIKGDTDVSAVVVKNLKTGALTERQADGVFIYAGMIPNTKFLQGQVNLNESGYVLASERMETSVAGVFVAGDVKPKYLRQVVTAAHDGAVAAVAAERYLEEETSFKEDVLASDIPVVLLFWNPRQNNCIDAVAAWEAAAAASGRPLKVVKVDVSRKQRLADKYRIDSVPAAVVVNKGKTVKTFAGVGTADAVTEVLAGLGNR; translated from the coding sequence TTGTCAGTATATGATTTGTTGATTATCGGCGGCGGGCCGGCCGGCTTGTCGGCCGGTATTTATGGTGCCAGGGCCCGGCTGAAAACGGTAATTTTAGAAAAGGGAACCCTGGGCGGACAGGCGTTTACCACCCGCGAAATCGTCAATTACCCTGGGGTCAAAAGCGCTTCCGGACCTAAGCTCATGCAGGAATGGGCCGAGCATGCCGCCGGCTTTGGGGCGGAGCTGGTCAAAGCGGAAGTAACGGAAGTCGATTTGCAGGAAGAAATCAAACAGGTCCGTACCAAAAGAGGCCAGTCATACCAGGCACGAGCCGTTATTTTAGCTCCTGGCTCACAGCCCCGTTTGCTTAATATTCCCGGTGAGCGGGCCTTCCGCGGCAATGGGGTATCCTACTGTGCCGCCTGTGATGCGCAGTTTTATCAGGATCTGGAGGTAGTGGTGGTGGGGAATGGCGATGCCGCCGTGGAAGAAGCCAGCTATATTACCAAGTTTGCCCGCAAGGTAACCATCATTGTGATTCACGGTGAAGGGATTGTGGACTGTAATAAAGTAAGTGCGGAGAAGGCTTTTAAAAATTCGAAAATCGAATTTGTCTGGAACTCGGTCCTCCATGAAATCAAGGGTGATACCGATGTGTCTGCCGTGGTCGTGAAAAATCTGAAAACCGGCGCCTTGACGGAACGGCAGGCGGACGGTGTCTTTATTTATGCCGGCATGATCCCCAACACGAAATTTTTACAAGGACAGGTGAACCTGAACGAAAGCGGCTATGTGCTTGCTTCCGAGCGGATGGAAACCTCTGTGGCCGGGGTATTTGTTGCCGGTGATGTAAAACCGAAATATTTACGGCAGGTGGTAACGGCAGCCCACGACGGTGCCGTTGCCGCGGTGGCGGCCGAACGGTATTTGGAAGAGGAAACCAGCTTTAAGGAGGACGTGCTGGCGTCGGATATTCCCGTTGTTTTGCTGTTTTGGAATCCGCGGCAAAATAACTGTATTGACGCGGTAGCGGCCTGGGAAGCGGCGGCCGCTGCTTCGGGCCGCCCACTAAAAGTTGTTAAGGTGGATGTTTCCCGTAAACAACGACTTGCGGACAAATACCGGATTGACAGCGTTCCGGCTGCCGTTGTCGTCAACAAGGGAAAAACGGTAAAAACCTTTGCTGGCGTTGGGACCGCCGATGCGGTGACAGAGGTTCTGGCCGGTCTAGGGAACCGTTGA
- a CDS encoding DMT family transporter, whose product MSSRRDGQINAPLALKELNYAKKGIAMGLLAGITWGLDGVLMGLVLALLPVTGQTGMFLVPLVGGCLHDGFAAAWLFGRNVVSGKWRDYWRTLKTQPGKIVMAAALLGGPIGMGANLLAIYFAGASYAAAITAAYPALGAALGGIFLKEKVNVRVWCGIGLAVLGSFLVGYVPPDTGKYPDFYLGIGLSAVAALGWALEGVLATFGMDLVDSDIASGIRQCTSFAVYVLAIFPLLGSGSYTLLLALLTTSVAWYMAGIALVGAASFLFWYRAMNMTGVARAMGLNVTYALWSVFFSWLLNSLTITPGLLGGVVVISIGTVLTIGNPRNLVNLRSK is encoded by the coding sequence ATGAGTTCCCGGCGAGATGGGCAGATCAACGCCCCGCTTGCGTTGAAGGAATTGAATTATGCGAAAAAAGGAATTGCCATGGGCCTATTGGCAGGCATCACCTGGGGGCTGGACGGCGTGCTCATGGGGTTGGTGCTTGCGTTACTGCCGGTTACCGGTCAGACGGGTATGTTTCTTGTTCCGCTGGTCGGGGGCTGCCTGCACGATGGGTTTGCGGCTGCCTGGCTGTTTGGCAGGAATGTGGTAAGTGGCAAATGGCGCGATTACTGGCGGACTTTAAAAACCCAGCCGGGTAAAATTGTAATGGCTGCCGCTTTGTTAGGCGGACCGATTGGTATGGGAGCTAATTTGCTGGCCATTTATTTTGCCGGTGCCTCTTACGCGGCGGCGATTACCGCTGCCTATCCGGCGTTGGGTGCCGCCCTGGGCGGGATTTTTCTTAAGGAAAAAGTTAACGTCCGGGTGTGGTGCGGCATCGGGCTGGCCGTGCTGGGATCGTTCCTGGTCGGCTATGTGCCGCCGGATACAGGCAAGTATCCTGATTTTTATTTGGGAATTGGCCTGTCGGCTGTCGCAGCCCTGGGCTGGGCTCTGGAAGGAGTGCTGGCCACGTTTGGCATGGATTTAGTCGATTCGGATATTGCCAGCGGGATAAGACAATGTACTTCCTTTGCTGTGTATGTATTAGCCATTTTTCCTTTGTTGGGAAGTGGCTCCTATACCCTGCTGCTGGCGCTTTTGACCACATCTGTGGCCTGGTATATGGCGGGTATTGCCCTGGTGGGCGCCGCTTCTTTTTTGTTCTGGTATCGCGCGATGAATATGACCGGCGTTGCCCGAGCTATGGGACTGAACGTGACCTATGCCCTGTGGTCGGTGTTTTTTAGCTGGCTGCTGAATAGCCTAACCATCACTCCCGGCTTGCTGGGCGGTGTGGTTGTTATCAGCATTGGTACGGTGCTTACCATCGGAAATCCCCGGAATTTGGTTAATCTGCGAAGCAAGTGA
- a CDS encoding ABC transporter ATP-binding protein, translated as MQHQAYQPPSPDSAGKASTITLTNVSLSYLQDTCQVEALRNISLDLGDKDFVCVLGPSGCGKSSLLNVIAGYRAPTAGSIQVDGKEHVQPDSQVGVVFQQPNLLPWLNIEKNIEFGLKMQQIPKEERKRIVAKYIKMVGLEQFAALLPYQLSGGMKQRAAIARTLATDPRVILLDEPFSALDALTRESMQKHLRAIWEETGKCLFFITHDVDEALLLAERILIMHPNPGRIVCDIPNPLVLRLRNQSFSALRSSKEFVQMREYLIGQIQAAN; from the coding sequence TTGCAGCACCAGGCATATCAGCCGCCATCGCCCGACTCAGCGGGAAAGGCGTCGACTATAACCCTTACGAATGTCAGTTTGTCTTATCTGCAGGATACCTGCCAGGTGGAAGCCTTGCGCAATATCAGTCTGGACCTTGGCGATAAGGATTTTGTCTGCGTATTAGGTCCGTCGGGCTGTGGCAAATCCTCGCTGTTAAACGTGATTGCCGGTTACCGGGCTCCCACCGCAGGCAGCATTCAAGTGGACGGTAAAGAGCATGTTCAACCGGACTCTCAGGTGGGTGTGGTGTTCCAACAGCCTAATTTGCTGCCCTGGCTCAATATCGAAAAAAATATCGAATTCGGTTTGAAGATGCAGCAAATTCCCAAGGAAGAGCGAAAAAGAATTGTTGCTAAGTATATAAAAATGGTTGGTCTGGAGCAATTTGCGGCCCTGTTGCCCTATCAACTGTCGGGGGGAATGAAACAAAGAGCGGCTATTGCCAGAACATTGGCGACCGATCCGCGCGTGATTTTACTGGATGAACCCTTTAGCGCCCTGGACGCGTTAACCCGTGAATCCATGCAAAAGCATCTTAGAGCTATTTGGGAAGAAACAGGCAAATGTTTATTTTTTATTACTCACGATGTCGATGAAGCCTTGCTGCTGGCGGAGCGAATTTTGATTATGCACCCGAATCCGGGGCGAATCGTATGCGATATTCCGAATCCGCTGGTGTTGCGGCTGCGGAACCAGTCCTTCAGTGCGTTGCGGTCCTCGAAAGAATTTGTCCAAATGCGGGAATACCTGATCGGGCAAATTCAGGCGGCCAATTAA
- a CDS encoding taurine ABC transporter substrate-binding protein: MRIRWQSIVIMLLLSFMVVAGGCSTDTGKTGDTKTGAADVPKEIRIGYQVSPNGELLAKALGLAEKKFPGTKISWIKFDSGRDVNTAIASGSIDFGLVGTPPGAVGIAQGLPYQVYYLHDIIGESEALVVKKDSGINSLQDLKGKKIATTFGSTSHFSLLSALKQQGINPADITILDMQMPDLIAAWQRNDIVGGYAWQPAQSQLVADGGKVLITSKEVAEKGGITGEFGIVYNDFVQKYPQAVKTYISVLDEAVQYYRSHPQESAQALSKELGLSPEASLKAMNEIIVLDAKQQTDSKYLGTPDHPGDFAKLLKETADFLVVQKTITAAPELSVYQKALRNDLYDNTK, translated from the coding sequence ATGAGAATCAGATGGCAGAGTATCGTAATCATGCTTTTATTAAGTTTCATGGTGGTAGCGGGCGGCTGTTCAACGGATACCGGCAAAACAGGCGACACTAAGACGGGGGCAGCCGATGTACCCAAAGAAATCCGCATCGGCTATCAGGTGAGCCCCAATGGTGAGTTATTGGCAAAAGCTCTGGGGTTGGCGGAAAAGAAATTCCCGGGAACTAAGATTTCGTGGATTAAATTTGATTCGGGGCGGGATGTGAATACGGCAATTGCCAGTGGCTCCATTGATTTTGGCCTGGTAGGAACACCACCGGGAGCGGTGGGCATTGCCCAGGGCCTGCCTTATCAGGTGTATTATCTACACGATATTATCGGTGAAAGCGAAGCCCTGGTAGTAAAAAAAGACAGTGGCATTAATTCGCTGCAGGACCTGAAGGGTAAAAAGATTGCCACAACCTTTGGCTCAACCTCTCATTTTAGTTTGTTGTCGGCCCTGAAACAGCAGGGAATCAACCCGGCGGACATTACGATTCTGGATATGCAGATGCCTGATTTAATCGCGGCCTGGCAAAGAAATGACATTGTCGGCGGCTATGCCTGGCAGCCTGCTCAATCCCAGTTGGTGGCCGACGGCGGCAAAGTATTGATCACCTCGAAGGAAGTGGCGGAAAAAGGCGGCATTACGGGAGAATTCGGCATTGTCTATAACGATTTTGTCCAAAAGTATCCGCAGGCAGTGAAAACGTATATTTCGGTGCTGGATGAAGCCGTGCAATACTACCGTTCCCACCCACAGGAATCGGCTCAGGCACTTTCCAAAGAACTGGGACTTTCTCCCGAGGCCAGCTTGAAAGCGATGAATGAGATTATTGTACTCGATGCCAAACAGCAAACCGACAGCAAGTATTTAGGAACGCCGGACCATCCGGGCGATTTTGCCAAACTCTTGAAAGAAACGGCAGACTTTCTGGTTGTCCAGAAAACCATAACGGCGGCGCCGGAGCTATCGGTCTATCAAAAGGCGTTGCGCAATGATTTATATGACAATACAAAGTAA
- a CDS encoding ABC transporter permease, with the protein MTRSNAVAGRFWRGDALYKTVSMLAVLIVLTGWEVGSRLHMFNQVFVPSPEMVWRAFQDILAEGYKGQSLGYHIFSSMRRLFLALAMALVTAIPLGLVCGRSRLILAVFDPFIEFYRPLPPLAYYTLLVLWFGITDVSKVALLALSAFPPLFIAAVYSVQRIPVDRINGVKSLGAAGWRLFVYVILPSCLPDLLTGLRTAVGVTYATLVAAEMVAAVSGIGWMVLDASKFLRNDIIYVGIIIMGAIAILLDAGIRLALRRTSPWIGKD; encoded by the coding sequence TTGACGAGATCAAACGCGGTAGCTGGCCGGTTTTGGCGGGGTGACGCATTGTATAAGACGGTTTCTATGCTGGCGGTGCTCATCGTACTGACCGGCTGGGAAGTGGGCAGCCGGCTGCATATGTTTAATCAGGTGTTTGTACCTTCGCCGGAGATGGTATGGCGGGCTTTTCAGGATATTCTGGCCGAAGGCTATAAGGGTCAATCGTTAGGGTATCATATTTTTTCCAGTATGAGACGGCTTTTTCTGGCGCTGGCGATGGCTTTGGTGACTGCGATTCCTTTAGGGCTTGTTTGCGGCCGGTCGCGGCTGATCCTGGCTGTTTTCGACCCGTTTATTGAGTTTTACCGGCCCTTGCCGCCGCTGGCCTATTATACCTTGCTGGTGCTGTGGTTTGGCATTACCGATGTTTCCAAAGTGGCTTTATTGGCATTAAGCGCTTTTCCGCCGCTGTTTATTGCCGCCGTATACAGCGTGCAGCGTATACCGGTGGACCGGATTAACGGCGTTAAATCACTGGGGGCCGCGGGGTGGCGGTTATTTGTCTACGTGATTCTGCCTTCCTGCCTGCCTGACTTATTGACCGGTTTGCGGACCGCTGTGGGTGTGACCTATGCGACGTTAGTGGCGGCCGAAATGGTGGCAGCCGTTTCCGGTATTGGCTGGATGGTTCTCGATGCCAGCAAATTTTTGCGCAACGACATTATTTACGTAGGCATTATTATTATGGGCGCCATTGCTATTTTACTGGACGCCGGAATACGTTTGGCCTTGCGGCGTACCTCGCCGTGGATTGGTAAGGACTAA
- a CDS encoding LysR family transcriptional regulator, translating to MRIEQLLYLIAIYKAQSISLAAERSHISQPAMSSAISKLEDELGVRLLKRTSEGVYPTEPGLAVIQKAQDIVRLMEEITLIGKQDGLELKGDISLAVEQHVNMILMPKVLTLFKQRYPNVMVMQKVGESNNILGDIQAGKADFGIVIKTRELEKTKDLQVTELFCDQLVVLAGRNNPLAAKGSIQMSEAIRQPLILLNTEYTTQCGISEILSEYGPLQVAFRVDSIPMLEKLLQQGRSIAFVPRLAAGEYTQTQKLVALPVADASLDIPIVMARSKRHHFSTLEKELMKAIRAAFSS from the coding sequence ATGCGCATAGAACAGTTGCTTTACCTGATTGCCATTTATAAGGCTCAGTCCATATCCCTGGCTGCGGAACGTTCGCATATCTCCCAGCCGGCCATGAGTTCCGCCATCAGCAAGCTGGAGGATGAACTGGGCGTACGGTTGCTGAAAAGAACCAGCGAGGGCGTATATCCGACGGAACCCGGCCTGGCCGTCATTCAAAAGGCGCAGGACATCGTCCGCCTCATGGAGGAGATCACGCTGATCGGCAAACAGGACGGCCTGGAGCTAAAGGGGGATATATCCCTGGCGGTAGAGCAGCATGTAAATATGATCCTGATGCCCAAGGTGCTGACGCTGTTTAAGCAGCGCTACCCCAATGTTATGGTTATGCAAAAGGTCGGCGAGTCCAATAATATTCTAGGCGATATTCAGGCGGGCAAAGCGGATTTCGGCATTGTGATAAAGACCCGCGAGTTGGAGAAAACCAAAGACCTTCAGGTTACCGAGCTGTTTTGTGACCAACTGGTGGTGCTGGCCGGCAGGAATAACCCGCTTGCGGCCAAAGGCAGTATTCAGATGAGCGAAGCCATCAGGCAGCCGCTGATTTTGCTGAATACCGAATATACGACGCAGTGCGGCATATCGGAAATTTTGAGTGAGTACGGCCCGCTGCAGGTTGCCTTCCGGGTGGACAGCATACCGATGCTGGAAAAACTACTGCAGCAAGGCCGCAGCATCGCTTTCGTTCCCCGTCTGGCGGCCGGTGAATATACCCAGACCCAAAAGCTGGTGGCCCTGCCTGTAGCGGATGCCTCGCTCGATATTCCCATTGTCATGGCCCGGTCCAAACGGCATCATTTTTCCACTTTGGAAAAAGAGCTGATGAAAGCAATCCGGGCGGCGTTTTCTTCCTAA
- a CDS encoding alkaline phosphatase family protein, which yields MMKRTALTQKLLVLGIDGMDPKITGKYLAAGKMPNLQAFIDRGAARKDLTMLGAIPTITPPCWTTLATGAYPGTHGITCYWRQSPDSLDAVVYNMDSRYCTAEQIWNITAEAGKKTLVWHWPGSSWPPTSPSPQLSVVDGTQPGSVNMGVAQLDWEKIIVAAPDIKEVRYAPRVDKPAGVGCIITDLEATLDDEVDDEMMELWWGDKARQGDEIRTYVMDDQDTEVVIGSKVAYDIVNSPLKEATGWISAPAGAKEFTILTSGGVMRRPALLLRNETGEYDRVAVYKNKKAAAPLVTLERDKMVTGIIDDVTKNEVTKPACRSMKLLELDPAGNRVRLWISNALDIANDMLWHPKTLFDDITRHIGVVPPVSLIGGEDAELVREIFEPSWALYNRWQAACLNYCIREKGYEVVFSHLHNIDCASHQLWHLAKTLPEWQHTDEATYQQFIEKFYRQTDEYFGEFLHLLEDGWTVLIVSDHGLIVGENVPPILGEYGGLNTKVMEALGYTVLKKDENGNSLREVDWEKTRAVQIRSNYIYINLKGRDKHGIVDQKDKYALEEQIINDLYNYRDHRSGRRVVGICLRNKDAVLLGTHGPECGDIFFSIEEGHNRLHGDSLSTSEGYFDTSVSPIFVAAGPGIKPGFTTDRIIRQVDVAPSVSALLGLRYPAQCEGAPLYQILSEEI from the coding sequence ATGATGAAAAGAACGGCTCTTACGCAAAAACTGCTGGTATTGGGCATCGACGGTATGGACCCCAAGATCACCGGCAAATATCTGGCCGCCGGAAAAATGCCCAATTTGCAGGCATTCATTGACCGGGGCGCTGCCAGAAAAGACTTAACAATGCTGGGAGCCATTCCGACCATTACGCCGCCCTGCTGGACCACACTGGCCACCGGTGCCTATCCCGGCACCCACGGGATTACCTGCTATTGGCGGCAATCGCCGGACAGTCTCGACGCCGTGGTGTACAATATGGATTCCCGTTATTGCACGGCCGAACAAATCTGGAACATTACCGCCGAAGCCGGCAAAAAAACGCTGGTCTGGCATTGGCCCGGCAGTTCCTGGCCGCCGACTTCGCCAAGCCCGCAGCTCAGCGTCGTCGACGGCACGCAGCCCGGTTCCGTCAACATGGGCGTTGCCCAGCTCGACTGGGAAAAAATTATTGTGGCCGCACCGGACATCAAAGAAGTCCGCTATGCGCCGCGGGTCGATAAACCGGCCGGCGTCGGCTGTATTATTACCGACCTGGAAGCTACGCTGGACGATGAAGTGGACGATGAAATGATGGAGCTATGGTGGGGGGATAAAGCCCGCCAGGGTGATGAAATCCGGACCTACGTCATGGATGATCAGGATACGGAGGTCGTAATCGGCAGCAAGGTAGCCTACGATATTGTCAACTCACCGCTCAAAGAGGCCACCGGCTGGATAAGTGCCCCGGCGGGGGCCAAAGAATTTACCATCCTGACGTCCGGCGGCGTCATGCGACGTCCTGCCCTGCTGCTCCGGAATGAAACAGGCGAATATGACCGGGTAGCCGTTTATAAAAATAAAAAGGCCGCCGCACCGCTGGTTACGCTGGAAAGAGACAAAATGGTGACCGGAATTATTGACGATGTGACCAAAAATGAAGTAACCAAGCCGGCCTGCCGTTCGATGAAGCTGCTGGAGTTAGATCCCGCCGGCAACCGGGTCCGGCTGTGGATCAGCAACGCGCTGGATATTGCCAACGATATGCTCTGGCATCCCAAGACCCTCTTCGACGACATAACCCGGCACATCGGCGTCGTTCCGCCGGTCAGCTTAATCGGCGGCGAGGATGCCGAATTAGTGCGGGAAATTTTCGAACCGTCCTGGGCGCTCTATAACCGGTGGCAAGCCGCCTGCCTCAACTATTGCATCAGGGAAAAGGGCTATGAAGTCGTATTTTCTCATTTACACAATATTGACTGCGCCAGCCATCAGTTATGGCACCTGGCTAAAACGCTGCCCGAATGGCAGCATACCGACGAGGCAACCTATCAGCAGTTTATCGAGAAATTCTACCGCCAAACCGATGAGTATTTCGGGGAATTCCTGCACCTGCTGGAAGACGGCTGGACCGTGCTCATTGTAAGTGATCACGGCCTCATTGTCGGCGAAAATGTACCGCCTATTTTAGGGGAATACGGCGGTCTTAATACCAAAGTCATGGAAGCACTTGGCTATACCGTGTTAAAGAAGGATGAAAACGGCAACTCCCTGCGGGAAGTGGACTGGGAAAAAACAAGAGCGGTCCAGATCCGCAGCAATTATATTTATATTAACCTGAAAGGGCGCGACAAACACGGCATTGTTGATCAGAAGGACAAATACGCCCTGGAAGAGCAAATTATCAATGACCTGTACAATTACCGGGATCACCGGTCCGGCCGGCGGGTTGTCGGCATCTGCCTCCGCAATAAGGACGCGGTGCTGCTCGGCACGCACGGCCCCGAATGCGGCGATATTTTCTTTTCCATTGAGGAGGGGCATAATCGCTTGCATGGCGACAGCCTCTCGACGTCGGAAGGCTATTTTGACACCTCGGTCTCACCGATCTTCGTAGCGGCCGGCCCGGGCATTAAGCCCGGCTTTACCACCGACCGTATTATCCGCCAGGTCGATGTGGCACCGTCCGTTTCGGCGTTGCTTGGCTTGCGGTATCCGGCGCAGTGCGAAGGAGCTCCCCTTTATCAGATTTTATCCGAAGAAATTTAA
- a CDS encoding thioredoxin family protein codes for MTLQQLESNRFDEVIYDNGEACLVAFTKKNCPVCKEVIPLLEDLQAQHKENFGFYTVDVEKSVNLSQRFSLKGVPSIIFFNDGALKGKLAGQIEEEQVEEKITATLGS; via the coding sequence ATGACACTGCAACAGTTGGAAAGCAACCGTTTTGACGAGGTTATCTATGACAACGGCGAAGCCTGCCTGGTAGCCTTTACCAAGAAAAACTGCCCCGTTTGCAAAGAAGTCATTCCCTTACTGGAGGACCTGCAGGCGCAGCATAAAGAAAACTTCGGCTTCTATACCGTAGATGTGGAGAAAAGCGTGAATTTATCCCAACGTTTTTCCTTAAAGGGAGTCCCGTCGATTATTTTCTTCAATGACGGGGCACTAAAGGGAAAACTGGCCGGCCAAATCGAAGAAGAACAAGTCGAAGAAAAAATTACCGCCACACTTGGTTCCTAA
- a CDS encoding subtype B tannase, with amino-acid sequence MKARTCWAMIMMLTSLTILSGCQGKAQLKPEQQSGYSLDFDANNFTEKTVTVDNKTITYRAYENLVYVKNPVDTNYEIMNIYIPKKYFEGKAIGNYTADTAPIFFPNTVGGYMPGTPGTIDRKPGGPPDRAPEGAPEGQPGVGPTGGAPDDGQNAAAIALAKGYVVAEAGARGRTTQNEQGQYTGKAPAAIVDLKAAVRYLRYNDKVMPGDAEKIISNGTSAGGALSALLGATGNSADYEPYLKELGAAAARDDVFAASAYCPITNLDHADAAYEWQFAGIQDYNNKMGGGAGTLTAEQTKLSQALKKLFPSYLNTLGLKTADGIALTLNSNGEGPFRDYLKSLVIASAQKALDSGTKLAGLKWITIKDGKVTDLDVVQYNRYIGRMKATPAFDDVNLATAENDEFGTATIKAQHFTQFAKDNSKAANASLADPTIIKLMNPMDYIGAKNTTTAHYWRIRYGSADNNTALAIPLILATKLQNSGYDTDFAVPWGIGHAGDYDLDELFTWMDRICQTK; translated from the coding sequence ATGAAAGCCAGAACATGTTGGGCCATGATCATGATGCTGACGTCGTTGACGATACTGTCCGGCTGTCAGGGCAAGGCACAGTTAAAACCGGAGCAGCAGAGCGGGTACAGCCTGGATTTTGATGCGAACAATTTTACCGAGAAAACCGTAACCGTAGATAATAAGACGATTACCTACCGTGCCTATGAGAACCTTGTCTATGTGAAAAATCCTGTGGATACCAATTATGAGATTATGAACATCTATATTCCAAAAAAATATTTTGAAGGGAAAGCCATTGGCAATTACACGGCCGATACAGCTCCTATTTTCTTCCCCAATACAGTGGGTGGCTACATGCCCGGTACTCCGGGGACGATTGACAGAAAGCCCGGTGGTCCGCCGGATAGAGCCCCGGAGGGAGCACCTGAGGGCCAGCCCGGCGTCGGACCTACCGGCGGCGCTCCGGACGACGGCCAAAACGCTGCCGCTATTGCCTTAGCCAAAGGGTATGTGGTGGCTGAAGCCGGCGCCCGCGGCCGTACTACTCAGAACGAACAGGGACAGTACACTGGCAAGGCACCTGCCGCTATTGTCGACTTGAAGGCTGCCGTCCGGTATTTGCGCTATAACGATAAGGTTATGCCCGGTGACGCCGAGAAGATTATTTCCAACGGCACCAGTGCCGGCGGGGCCTTGTCGGCCTTGCTTGGCGCTACCGGCAACAGTGCCGATTACGAGCCTTATCTGAAAGAACTGGGGGCGGCGGCTGCGCGCGACGATGTCTTTGCTGCTTCTGCCTATTGCCCGATTACCAACTTAGACCATGCCGATGCGGCGTATGAGTGGCAGTTTGCCGGCATCCAGGACTACAACAATAAAATGGGGGGCGGTGCCGGTACGCTGACGGCCGAGCAGACCAAGCTGTCCCAGGCTTTAAAGAAGCTGTTCCCGTCTTATTTGAACACCCTGGGGCTTAAAACGGCCGACGGAATCGCGTTAACGTTAAACTCGAACGGAGAGGGCCCGTTTAGGGATTATCTGAAATCCCTGGTGATTGCTTCGGCCCAAAAAGCTTTGGACAGTGGTACAAAGCTGGCCGGACTAAAATGGATAACTATAAAGGATGGAAAGGTGACAGACCTTGATGTAGTTCAATACAATCGGTACATTGGCAGAATGAAGGCTACCCCCGCCTTTGACGACGTCAATCTGGCAACAGCCGAGAATGATGAATTCGGTACGGCCACCATCAAAGCGCAGCACTTTACGCAGTTTGCCAAAGACAATAGTAAAGCAGCCAACGCTTCCCTGGCTGACCCGACAATCATCAAACTGATGAATCCCATGGATTACATTGGCGCGAAAAACACGACCACCGCCCATTACTGGAGAATTCGTTACGGCTCTGCCGATAATAACACGGCTTTGGCCATACCGCTTATCCTGGCTACCAAATTGCAAAACAGTGGCTATGACACAGACTTTGCCGTACCCTGGGGAATCGGCCACGCCGGGGACTATGATCTGGATGAACTTTTTACCTGGATGGACAGGATTTGTCAAACGAAATAA
- a CDS encoding small acid-soluble spore protein P: MSKPEAYPVDQPHRAKGHKQSDDSLQEPLSGSKTVKNQNHTGHRHGEGS, translated from the coding sequence ATGTCCAAGCCCGAAGCCTATCCCGTTGACCAGCCGCATCGTGCCAAAGGTCACAAACAGTCTGACGACAGCCTGCAGGAACCACTTTCGGGATCTAAAACGGTAAAAAATCAAAATCATACCGGTCATCGCCACGGTGAAGGCTCCTAA